From Priestia aryabhattai, one genomic window encodes:
- a CDS encoding response regulator transcription factor: protein MFKILIVEDDPKIACLLEEHLHKYGLEAQSVKSFDTILNEFQEINPHLVLLDVNLPKFDGFYWCRQIRALSTCPILFISARDGKMDQVMALENGADDYITKPFDYDIAIAKINSHLRRAYGSYAANKQERIIRIEELTLFPERLTLEFNCKTVELSHTESKIIEALIEKAERVVSRDKLLEKIWDDQPFVDENTLNVYMTRVRKKLKDIGIEKAVETIRGTGYIFHAARGLKR, encoded by the coding sequence ATGTTTAAAATCTTAATCGTAGAAGACGATCCTAAAATTGCCTGTTTGTTAGAAGAACATTTGCACAAATATGGATTAGAAGCCCAATCCGTCAAAAGTTTCGACACCATTCTAAATGAATTTCAGGAAATAAATCCTCATCTCGTACTGCTTGATGTAAACTTACCAAAATTTGATGGGTTTTATTGGTGCAGACAAATACGTGCATTATCGACTTGTCCTATTCTATTTATTTCTGCTCGCGATGGGAAGATGGATCAAGTAATGGCATTGGAAAACGGAGCTGATGATTATATTACGAAACCGTTTGATTATGACATTGCTATAGCTAAAATCAATAGTCACCTGCGTCGTGCCTATGGTTCCTATGCAGCGAATAAACAAGAAAGAATCATTCGTATCGAGGAATTAACATTATTTCCAGAAAGACTTACACTCGAATTTAATTGTAAAACAGTAGAGCTTAGCCATACAGAAAGTAAAATTATTGAAGCACTCATCGAAAAAGCAGAAAGAGTGGTAAGCAGAGACAAGCTGCTTGAAAAGATTTGGGACGACCAACCGTTTGTAGATGAGAATACATTAAATGTATATATGACTCGTGTACGAAAAAAGCTAAAAGATATAGGAATAGAAAAAGCAGTTGAGACTATAAGAGGAACAGGATACATCTTCCACGCAGCGCGAGGGTTAAAAAGATGA
- a CDS encoding CoA transferase subunit A, producing MTKVENSFQKITTVEQAIEYVDHAATLMIGGFGGVGSPPSLIDSLIESGKSNFTLICNDSGFPHIGSGKLVSQGRIQKLIASHIGSNPVAGTLMTEEKLKVEFSPQGTLAERIRAGGVGLGGVLIDVGIENDIIQFGKEKVEVDGKTFLVEKPLTADVAFVYAKKADPFGNLLYDKSARNTNPLMAMAGRITIAEVDEIVPLGDIDPENVMTSGVFVDYIVPSKGVNWKWVWE from the coding sequence GTGACAAAGGTCGAAAACTCATTTCAAAAGATTACAACTGTGGAACAAGCGATTGAATACGTGGATCATGCTGCTACGCTAATGATAGGAGGGTTTGGAGGAGTAGGCAGCCCGCCGTCTCTCATTGACAGTCTTATTGAAAGCGGAAAATCAAATTTTACATTGATTTGTAATGATTCAGGCTTTCCTCATATTGGTTCGGGGAAATTAGTAAGTCAAGGAAGAATTCAAAAGCTGATCGCTTCTCACATTGGATCGAACCCAGTGGCTGGAACGCTGATGACAGAAGAAAAGCTGAAAGTTGAGTTTTCTCCTCAAGGAACGCTTGCTGAACGGATTCGAGCGGGAGGAGTTGGACTTGGAGGAGTACTGATTGATGTAGGAATAGAAAATGACATTATTCAATTTGGAAAAGAAAAAGTGGAAGTAGACGGCAAGACATTTTTAGTTGAAAAACCGCTCACAGCCGATGTGGCTTTTGTATATGCAAAAAAAGCAGATCCATTCGGCAACTTGCTTTATGATAAAAGCGCTCGAAACACTAATCCATTAATGGCAATGGCAGGTCGTATAACTATCGCTGAAGTGGATGAAATCGTTCCTCTTGGCGACATTGACCCAGAGAACGTGATGACGTCAGGTGTATTTGTGGATTATATTGTCCCTTCAAAAGGAGTGAATTGGAAATGGGTTTGGGAATAG
- the ablB gene encoding putative beta-lysine N-acetyltransferase, giving the protein MAKQENICQPTFAMALFLDECNKRLRIDDYRGNVNDIYSYMYKEIDKATYEKWIIKARAEHLLDWMSLGFSLEATVPYYFNGSDAYLLCYYTSQSRRDSGETLKETELLQDVLNLPTSDYSPLSNQLIMRRAISSDAKQLSQLYRQIFTVYPTPLYEEEYLSSLLQEDSLFYIIVDKNGIVSAASAEIDYVYHNAELTDCATLPAYRKYGLMKHLLSALEAELKQRHIFCAYTIARALSFGMNAAFHQLGYIYTGRLTNNCYIYKSLEDMNVWVKDLSKSKG; this is encoded by the coding sequence ATGGCGAAACAAGAAAATATTTGTCAACCAACCTTTGCTATGGCTCTTTTTTTAGATGAATGTAACAAGCGTCTGAGAATAGATGATTACCGGGGAAATGTGAACGATATTTACAGCTATATGTATAAAGAAATTGACAAGGCAACATACGAAAAGTGGATTATAAAAGCACGTGCAGAACATCTTTTGGACTGGATGAGCTTGGGCTTTTCTTTAGAAGCAACTGTTCCCTACTATTTTAACGGAAGCGACGCATATCTTTTATGCTACTATACGTCTCAATCCCGCCGAGACAGCGGGGAGACGTTAAAAGAAACAGAGCTGCTTCAAGATGTTTTGAATTTGCCGACATCTGATTATTCTCCTTTATCAAATCAACTGATCATGCGCCGAGCAATTTCATCTGATGCTAAACAACTTTCTCAGCTCTACCGTCAAATCTTCACAGTGTATCCTACTCCCCTCTACGAAGAAGAGTATCTCTCTAGTTTGCTTCAAGAAGATAGTTTGTTTTATATCATAGTTGACAAGAACGGTATCGTTAGCGCTGCTTCTGCTGAAATCGATTATGTCTATCACAATGCTGAACTAACGGATTGTGCGACTCTCCCTGCTTACCGAAAGTATGGATTAATGAAGCATTTATTAAGCGCACTAGAGGCGGAGCTAAAACAGCGGCATATTTTTTGTGCATACACAATAGCGAGAGCGCTTTCATTTGGGATGAATGCCGCTTTTCATCAGCTTGGGTATATCTACACCGGACGGCTCACGAATAATTGTTACATTTATAAATCGTTAGAAGATATGAACGTATGGGTAAAGGATCTGTCAAAAAGTAAGGGGTGA
- a CDS encoding aspartate aminotransferase family protein, translated as MNKTHVIKPLLDDDYPVISYGKGIYLYDQDGKRYIDASSGAVTASIGHGVKEIIDAMTDQAQKVAFVYRSQFTSDTTEALAKKLCELSSNHFEWSFFVNSGTEATETAMKMAIQHFQEQGKPTKTKILSRWMSYHGITIGALSMSGHVGRRKRFSSLLEDYPSISPPYCYRCPFHQTYPSCNLACAHELETVIKRTGPEHIAAFITEPIVGAAGAALTPPPGYYEVIREICDKYDVLWIADEVMTGVGRTGVMFAYEHWGAKPDIMTLGKGVGAGYTPIAVTLASSKTIEPIMNGSKLIMSGHTLSANPLSSAVGLAVLTYIEKHDLVQEVALKGDYLVEKLKELQLLYPIIGDIRGKGLLVGLELVQNPKTKEPFSSSENMTARVISKAQKNGLLLYPSQAGTDGVEGDGIIIAPPFTITHHQLDEAVDLLSKTLHEVQNEKQGNEVK; from the coding sequence ATGAATAAAACCCATGTGATAAAGCCGCTGCTCGACGACGACTACCCAGTTATTTCATATGGAAAAGGAATTTATTTGTACGACCAAGATGGAAAAAGGTACATAGATGCTTCGTCAGGGGCAGTTACAGCAAGTATCGGACACGGCGTAAAAGAAATTATTGATGCGATGACGGATCAGGCACAGAAAGTTGCGTTTGTATATCGGTCGCAGTTTACAAGTGATACTACAGAAGCCTTAGCTAAGAAACTATGTGAATTAAGCAGCAATCATTTTGAGTGGAGCTTTTTTGTTAACAGCGGGACAGAAGCGACTGAAACGGCTATGAAAATGGCAATTCAGCATTTTCAAGAGCAAGGAAAGCCTACTAAAACAAAGATTTTGTCACGCTGGATGAGCTATCACGGTATTACAATAGGAGCTCTGTCTATGTCAGGGCACGTTGGAAGACGAAAACGCTTCTCGTCTTTGCTTGAAGATTATCCTTCCATTTCACCTCCTTATTGCTATCGATGTCCGTTTCATCAAACCTATCCATCCTGTAATCTTGCTTGTGCTCACGAATTAGAAACAGTTATCAAACGAACCGGCCCTGAACATATTGCTGCTTTTATTACAGAGCCCATTGTAGGAGCAGCCGGAGCAGCCCTTACGCCTCCTCCCGGTTATTATGAAGTGATAAGAGAAATTTGTGATAAATATGATGTGTTATGGATTGCGGATGAGGTCATGACTGGCGTTGGGCGTACAGGCGTGATGTTTGCGTATGAGCACTGGGGAGCTAAACCGGACATTATGACTCTTGGAAAAGGAGTGGGGGCAGGATATACGCCGATAGCCGTTACTTTGGCTAGCAGCAAAACGATTGAACCTATCATGAACGGATCCAAATTAATTATGAGCGGACATACGCTAAGCGCTAATCCGCTGTCATCCGCTGTAGGGCTAGCTGTTTTAACCTATATTGAAAAGCATGATCTTGTTCAAGAAGTAGCGCTGAAAGGAGACTATTTAGTAGAAAAATTGAAGGAGCTTCAACTTCTTTACCCTATCATTGGTGATATACGAGGCAAAGGTTTACTAGTTGGTCTTGAGCTTGTACAAAATCCAAAAACGAAGGAGCCTTTTTCATCCTCTGAAAATATGACGGCGCGCGTAATAAGTAAAGCCCAAAAAAATGGTCTTCTCCTTTATCCTTCACAAGCAGGAACAGACGGAGTCGAAGGAGACGGTATTATTATTGCGCCACCATTTACGATTACTCATCATCAACTTGATGAAGCGGTCGATCTGCTTTCGAAAACATTACATGAAGTGCAAAATGAAAAACAGGGAAATGAGGTGAAATAA
- a CDS encoding ABC transporter ATP-binding protein: protein MSTILEVRNLTKIYEGKVSYKALDGIHFSIEKGEFVGIMGPSGSGKTTLLNMVSTIDTPTAGEIMINGRNPHKLKKKDIALFRRRELGFVFQYFNLLDTLTVEENIILPLTLDKVNVKEMAERVVSVTRKLGIEGILKKRTYEISGGQMQRTAIARAIIHHPQLILADEPTGNLDSKASKDVMETLQHLNKEENATMMMVTHDALAASYCDRVIFIKDGELYNEIYRGQNRQAFYQQIIDVLSVLGGDAHELSAARF, encoded by the coding sequence ATGTCTACTATATTAGAAGTTCGAAATTTAACTAAAATATACGAAGGGAAAGTATCATATAAAGCGCTTGATGGCATTCATTTTTCAATCGAAAAAGGTGAGTTTGTCGGGATTATGGGTCCTTCAGGAAGCGGAAAAACGACGCTTTTAAATATGGTATCAACTATTGATACCCCAACGGCCGGTGAGATCATGATTAACGGGCGAAACCCTCATAAGTTAAAAAAGAAAGATATCGCGCTGTTTCGCCGCCGAGAGCTTGGCTTTGTATTTCAATATTTCAATTTACTTGATACGCTGACAGTAGAAGAAAACATTATTCTGCCTCTTACGCTCGATAAAGTAAATGTAAAGGAAATGGCTGAACGCGTCGTATCCGTTACTCGCAAGCTAGGGATTGAAGGTATTTTAAAGAAAAGAACGTACGAAATTTCGGGAGGACAAATGCAGCGTACAGCCATTGCAAGGGCTATTATTCATCACCCTCAGCTAATTCTAGCCGATGAACCTACCGGAAACTTGGATTCCAAAGCATCAAAAGATGTGATGGAAACACTGCAGCACTTAAATAAAGAAGAAAATGCAACAATGATGATGGTAACTCATGATGCCTTGGCAGCTAGCTATTGTGATCGCGTTATTTTTATTAAAGATGGTGAACTCTACAATGAAATTTACCGCGGACAAAATCGTCAGGCCTTTTATCAACAGATTATAGATGTGTTATCAGTATTAGGAGGAGACGCTCATGAACTTTCGGCAGCTCGCTTTTAA
- a CDS encoding peptidase, which yields MNIQQSIHNWMTEHRQSAVRLLKRFVEEASVQGSEKHAQAIVIERLRQLQLDIDIWEPDEKALRTHEAFASNRSNFRDSPNVVGVLKGKGGGKSIILNGHIDVVPPGDLSQWREDPYTAVVKDGKLYGRGATDMKGGNVSLLLAIQALKELGISLKGDVIFQSVVEEESGGAGTLSCVLRGYKADGAIIPEPTNMKIFPKQQGSMWFRVTVHGVAAHGGTRYEGVSAIEKAAVVLKHIEGLEKERNSRITDPLYNKIPIPVPINIGNILGGTWPSSVADQVVLEGRIGVAPHEKMKNVRAEMKSWLELLPQCDEWFAEHPVDLEWFGAHWLPGEIELEHPLMTSLSSSFYQVKQNQPIIEASPWGTDGGILSQVGDIPTVVFGPGVTEVAHFPNEYICIQTMLDAAEIIALTVADWCSIAD from the coding sequence ATGAACATACAGCAATCTATTCATAACTGGATGACAGAGCATCGTCAAAGTGCAGTGCGTTTACTCAAGCGTTTCGTAGAAGAAGCAAGCGTACAGGGTTCTGAAAAGCATGCGCAGGCAATTGTCATTGAACGCCTTCGACAGCTGCAGTTAGATATTGATATATGGGAACCGGACGAAAAAGCACTTCGTACCCATGAAGCTTTTGCCTCCAACCGTTCTAATTTTCGAGATAGTCCGAATGTGGTAGGCGTGTTAAAAGGGAAAGGTGGAGGGAAATCCATCATTTTGAATGGGCACATTGATGTGGTGCCACCCGGAGATCTTTCACAGTGGAGGGAAGACCCTTATACGGCAGTTGTAAAAGATGGAAAATTATATGGACGCGGCGCAACGGATATGAAAGGAGGGAATGTGTCGTTACTTTTAGCTATTCAAGCGTTGAAAGAGCTAGGTATTTCACTAAAAGGAGATGTTATTTTTCAAAGCGTAGTTGAAGAGGAGAGCGGAGGTGCAGGAACACTTTCCTGCGTACTTAGAGGATATAAAGCAGATGGTGCCATTATTCCAGAACCAACCAACATGAAGATCTTCCCTAAACAGCAAGGCTCCATGTGGTTTCGAGTGACCGTACATGGAGTAGCAGCACATGGAGGGACTCGGTATGAAGGCGTAAGTGCGATTGAAAAAGCAGCTGTTGTGCTTAAACATATTGAGGGTCTTGAAAAAGAGAGAAACAGTCGAATTACAGATCCGCTCTATAATAAAATTCCCATTCCCGTGCCGATTAATATCGGAAATATACTAGGAGGAACGTGGCCTTCTTCAGTCGCTGATCAAGTAGTATTAGAAGGCAGGATAGGAGTTGCTCCGCATGAAAAAATGAAAAATGTCAGAGCAGAAATGAAATCTTGGCTTGAACTTTTGCCTCAGTGCGATGAGTGGTTTGCTGAGCATCCTGTCGACTTGGAATGGTTTGGGGCCCACTGGCTTCCCGGTGAAATTGAATTGGAGCATCCGCTTATGACCTCTCTTTCGTCCTCTTTTTATCAAGTGAAACAGAATCAGCCGATCATTGAAGCATCTCCTTGGGGAACGGACGGAGGGATATTGTCACAAGTAGGGGATATTCCAACAGTTGTTTTTGGACCGGGAGTAACAGAAGTGGCCCACTTTCCGAATGAGTATATTTGTATTCAAACGATGCTTGACGCAGCAGAAATTATTGCCCTCACTGTAGCAGACTGGTGCAGTATTGCGGACTGA
- a CDS encoding ABC transporter permease → MNFRQLAFNNVFRNKRTYAAYFLSSAFSVTIFFLYAIFIFHPDIEEGVTREIAKKGMTAAEYIIYVFSFFFVLYSVSAFLKSRKREFGIFVMHGMSKSQLNTMIFLENMIIGFAATITGIGVGMLLAKLYLLIGANIISMNELRFYISWKALLLTVFAFTTLFLVISFFTSFFVRTNKLLDLFQSANKPKKEPKVSIILSLIAAVLLGGGYYLAATTTLQTIGIRFFPVILMTIVGTYFFYTQLSVFLLKLVKRNKYFYWKQTRLVTISDLAYRIKDNARMFFLVTIVSAVAFCAIGALSAFGGFKKVYEENASFPVSYQSAEKNPQEAKHLQAIEQDFKKQKLPFTKVKTTIIEQTDTKTKQPVELIKLSDYNQFAKTAKQETLSLKGTQAYKLETTMYNPVKSKVPASIHLKESDFSIKPVKTIRNNVISSGIIGYEVYVVSDSLFSQIKNPSNPVRYYGYYTEDWLATKDIGTAIYGSKNGIYTGSYSSTPEFAYNSNGYEYNMMAETYKTMLFVALLVGCVFFIAAGSFLYFRLYTDLDYDKRQYSTIAKVGLTEKELNKIITPQLLLLFFIPLVVAFVHSVFAFIALQSMFEFSILKETAVVLLGFGAVQVLYFLLIRSRYLTHIKKAVM, encoded by the coding sequence ATGAACTTTCGGCAGCTCGCTTTTAATAACGTCTTTCGAAACAAACGCACGTATGCAGCTTACTTTTTAAGCAGTGCTTTTTCAGTAACTATCTTCTTTTTATATGCCATTTTTATTTTTCATCCTGATATTGAAGAAGGTGTAACAAGAGAAATTGCTAAAAAAGGAATGACAGCAGCCGAGTATATTATTTATGTCTTCTCTTTTTTCTTTGTTCTTTATTCTGTAAGTGCCTTTTTGAAATCACGCAAACGGGAGTTTGGGATTTTCGTCATGCATGGAATGTCTAAAAGTCAGCTTAATACGATGATTTTTTTAGAAAACATGATTATCGGATTCGCTGCTACCATCACCGGTATCGGCGTGGGTATGCTTCTAGCTAAACTTTATTTATTAATTGGTGCTAACATTATTTCAATGAACGAGCTTCGCTTTTATATTTCATGGAAAGCACTTCTTTTAACCGTTTTCGCTTTTACAACATTGTTTTTAGTTATTTCGTTTTTTACTAGCTTCTTTGTTCGGACGAATAAACTTTTGGACTTATTTCAATCAGCGAATAAGCCGAAAAAAGAGCCGAAAGTGTCCATTATTCTATCTTTAATCGCAGCTGTACTGCTCGGAGGCGGATATTATTTAGCTGCGACCACAACTCTACAGACCATAGGAATTCGCTTTTTCCCGGTAATCCTTATGACGATTGTGGGTACTTATTTCTTTTACACACAGCTTAGCGTCTTTTTGCTAAAACTTGTGAAACGAAACAAATATTTTTACTGGAAACAAACAAGGCTCGTTACGATTTCAGATCTTGCTTATCGAATAAAAGATAATGCACGCATGTTTTTTCTTGTGACGATTGTTTCGGCTGTAGCGTTTTGCGCCATTGGTGCTCTATCTGCTTTTGGAGGATTTAAAAAAGTATATGAAGAAAATGCTTCGTTTCCTGTGTCTTATCAGTCTGCTGAAAAAAATCCACAGGAAGCCAAGCACTTACAAGCGATTGAACAAGACTTCAAAAAACAAAAATTGCCTTTTACAAAAGTCAAAACAACCATCATTGAACAAACAGATACAAAAACAAAGCAGCCTGTTGAACTTATTAAGCTATCAGATTATAATCAATTCGCTAAGACAGCAAAACAAGAAACCCTTTCTTTAAAAGGAACGCAAGCATATAAACTCGAAACCACCATGTACAATCCAGTTAAATCTAAAGTTCCTGCTTCAATTCATTTAAAAGAAAGTGACTTTTCTATTAAACCTGTTAAGACGATTAGAAATAACGTAATAAGCTCAGGTATTATTGGGTATGAAGTGTATGTAGTTTCAGATTCCTTATTTTCTCAAATAAAGAATCCATCGAACCCCGTTCGCTATTACGGCTACTACACGGAAGACTGGCTGGCAACAAAAGATATTGGTACGGCGATTTACGGAAGTAAAAACGGTATTTATACGGGTTCATACTCAAGCACCCCTGAATTTGCGTATAATTCAAACGGGTATGAGTACAATATGATGGCTGAAACATATAAAACCATGCTATTTGTTGCTCTTTTAGTCGGATGCGTTTTCTTTATCGCAGCCGGAAGCTTTTTATACTTCCGTCTGTACACAGATCTTGATTATGACAAGCGTCAATACAGCACGATTGCTAAAGTAGGCTTAACGGAAAAAGAGCTGAATAAAATTATTACACCACAGCTTCTTTTACTGTTTTTTATTCCTTTAGTCGTTGCATTTGTACACAGCGTTTTTGCTTTTATTGCGCTTCAAAGTATGTTTGAATTTTCAATTCTAAAAGAAACGGCTGTTGTTCTTTTAGGGTTTGGAGCGGTACAAGTTCTTTACTTTTTACTTATTCGCTCTCGTTATTTAACACATATAAAAAAAGCTGTGATGTAA
- a CDS encoding sensor histidine kinase — protein sequence MKLFLKEHVPFTIFYFLQLFLICLICWLDGFTHLFTLLYACLLSTALYISYLVYRYVSHRDFYMRLSPPALQPEELMSSSQRSPLTKALREFLSSQFEQFHNKLYASEHQLNKQITFINQWVHHMKTPLSVIHLTIQDQDDPVFTSIQDEVDRIQKGLETILYTSRLSVFSHDFQAESISLSQFVKDVCSSHKRLFIRNRVYPSIEVDAQAVIASDEKWLAFVLTQLLTNAVRYSANISQTVAISSYKRGKQLVLEIKDFGIGISPQDQKRVFNAYFTGENGRKYQESTGMGLYLVKEICKQLNHRVELDSKQGVGTSVRLVFQQNLADSSLRKRPL from the coding sequence ATGAAATTGTTTTTAAAAGAACATGTCCCTTTTACCATTTTTTATTTCCTTCAGCTCTTTTTAATCTGTCTTATTTGCTGGCTAGACGGCTTTACTCACCTTTTTACTCTTTTGTATGCTTGCTTATTAAGCACAGCTCTTTACATAAGTTATTTAGTATACCGCTACGTCTCTCATCGTGATTTTTATATGCGCTTGTCTCCACCTGCTCTTCAACCAGAAGAATTGATGAGCTCTTCTCAAAGAAGTCCTTTAACAAAAGCACTTAGAGAGTTTTTATCAAGTCAATTTGAACAATTTCATAACAAGCTTTACGCATCTGAACATCAGTTAAATAAACAAATTACCTTTATTAATCAATGGGTGCATCATATGAAGACTCCTCTATCCGTGATTCACTTAACCATTCAAGATCAAGACGATCCCGTATTCACTAGCATTCAAGATGAAGTAGATCGTATTCAAAAAGGGCTTGAAACTATTTTATATACGTCAAGGTTGTCAGTCTTCTCTCATGATTTCCAAGCAGAAAGCATTTCGCTGTCACAATTTGTTAAAGACGTCTGTTCTTCTCATAAGCGGTTGTTTATTCGAAATCGTGTCTATCCCTCTATAGAAGTAGATGCTCAGGCAGTGATTGCTTCTGATGAAAAATGGCTTGCTTTTGTCCTGACTCAACTGTTAACGAATGCCGTACGCTACTCTGCAAACATCAGTCAAACAGTAGCTATTTCCTCTTACAAACGCGGAAAACAGCTCGTGCTCGAAATAAAAGACTTTGGCATCGGAATTTCTCCTCAAGACCAAAAACGTGTGTTTAATGCATATTTTACTGGTGAAAACGGGCGGAAATACCAAGAGTCTACCGGAATGGGTCTATATCTAGTAAAAGAAATCTGTAAGCAATTAAATCATCGTGTCGAATTGGATTCCAAACAAGGTGTGGGGACATCCGTACGCTTAGTCTTTCAGCAAAACCTGGCAGATTCTTCATTGAGAAAGAGGCCTTTATAG
- a CDS encoding NAD(P)/FAD-dependent oxidoreductase encodes MNSNYDVIVVGAGPAGIFTCYELTLKLPEATILLIDKGHDIYRRNCPILQKKIEKCPPAVGKKDFAGCLPACSITNGFGGAGAYSDGKFNITSEFGGWMTDYLSESQVVDLIKYVDEINLKHGATDTITDPLTDKVREIEKRGYAAGLKLLRAQVRHLGTEQNLEILKSIYEYLKEKIDMQYKTEVADLITEKEDGQHIVRGIQLKNGEKITADKVVVSPGRDGSKWMSDLLKKRRLRMINNQVDIGVRVETSNVVMEEINKHLYEGKFIYNTSVGTRVRTFCSNPSGHVVVENHSGIMLANGHAYKDPKLGSQNTNFALLVSHKFSDPFDQPNEYAHEVSRLANMLSNGGLVVQKYGDILKGRRSTANRIKEGFLEPTLKEAVPGDLGLVLPYNTMKSLIEMTEALDHVTPGLASEHTLFYGVEAKFYSARPKLNDKFETEISGLYVGGDGAGITRGLAQASACGVWVARDIVEKLKNRKASSEPVTV; translated from the coding sequence ATGAACTCAAATTATGATGTTATTGTGGTAGGGGCAGGACCCGCTGGGATTTTTACTTGTTATGAGTTAACGTTAAAATTACCGGAAGCAACTATTTTATTAATCGATAAAGGACACGATATCTATCGACGTAATTGTCCGATTCTTCAGAAAAAAATCGAAAAATGTCCGCCTGCGGTTGGCAAAAAAGATTTTGCTGGCTGTTTGCCTGCTTGTTCTATCACAAATGGTTTCGGTGGAGCCGGCGCATATTCAGACGGGAAATTTAATATCACCAGTGAATTTGGAGGCTGGATGACGGATTATCTGTCTGAATCACAGGTGGTAGATTTAATTAAATATGTGGATGAAATTAATTTAAAACACGGAGCAACCGATACGATTACGGATCCGTTAACTGATAAAGTTCGTGAAATTGAAAAACGCGGATACGCAGCAGGATTAAAGCTATTGCGTGCACAGGTGCGTCATTTAGGAACGGAGCAAAATTTAGAAATTTTAAAAAGCATTTATGAATACTTAAAAGAAAAAATTGATATGCAGTATAAAACCGAAGTAGCCGATTTAATAACAGAAAAAGAAGACGGTCAGCATATTGTGCGCGGGATTCAATTAAAGAATGGTGAAAAGATTACGGCTGATAAAGTAGTTGTTTCACCAGGTCGAGACGGCTCGAAGTGGATGAGCGACTTACTAAAAAAACGCCGCTTAAGAATGATTAACAATCAAGTAGACATCGGTGTTCGAGTAGAAACATCTAACGTTGTTATGGAAGAAATCAACAAGCACTTGTACGAAGGGAAATTCATTTATAATACGTCTGTAGGTACAAGAGTCAGAACGTTCTGCAGCAATCCTTCAGGACATGTGGTAGTAGAGAATCATTCAGGTATTATGTTAGCAAATGGACACGCATACAAAGATCCAAAGCTTGGAAGTCAAAACACGAACTTTGCGCTGCTTGTTTCTCATAAATTTTCGGATCCATTTGATCAGCCGAACGAATATGCGCACGAAGTATCAAGATTAGCTAATATGCTGTCAAACGGGGGCTTAGTTGTTCAAAAATATGGAGATATTTTAAAGGGCCGTCGTTCAACAGCGAATCGAATTAAAGAAGGCTTTTTAGAACCAACGTTAAAAGAAGCTGTGCCTGGTGATTTGGGCTTAGTGCTTCCTTACAATACAATGAAAAGCTTAATTGAAATGACAGAAGCACTGGATCATGTAACGCCTGGTTTAGCATCTGAACATACGCTGTTTTACGGTGTGGAAGCGAAATTTTACTCAGCCCGTCCGAAGTTAAACGATAAGTTTGAAACTGAAATTTCCGGTTTATACGTGGGAGGAGACGGAGCTGGTATTACGCGAGGACTCGCGCAGGCAAGCGCGTGCGGTGTGTGGGTAGCGCGTGACATTGTTGAAAAATTAAAGAATCGCAAAGCAAGTTCTGAACCTGTTACTGTATAA
- a CDS encoding 3-oxoacid CoA-transferase subunit B — MGLGIDIRHRIAKRAAAEIKNGMIVNLGIGIPSLIPNYVPSAVHVMFHAENGILGLGSSPPLGEEDENLCNAAGYPTTTVQGASYCDSATAFAMIRKGYVDMTILGALEVSEKGDLANWIVPGKRVPGMGGAMELAQKAKKVIVLMNHTSKTGEPKLVKTCSLPLTASGCVGLIITDRAVFKVEKDALLLTELMSPYTVEDILGSTEATVRLSDQLITIP, encoded by the coding sequence ATGGGTTTGGGAATAGATATTCGTCATCGTATTGCAAAACGTGCTGCGGCTGAAATCAAAAACGGCATGATTGTTAACTTAGGGATTGGCATTCCTTCTCTTATTCCTAATTATGTACCAAGCGCTGTTCATGTGATGTTTCATGCTGAAAACGGAATTTTAGGGTTAGGATCTTCGCCTCCTTTAGGTGAAGAAGATGAGAATCTCTGCAATGCAGCAGGCTATCCAACAACTACCGTTCAAGGGGCTTCATACTGTGATAGTGCTACAGCATTCGCGATGATTCGAAAAGGATACGTCGATATGACCATTCTTGGTGCGTTAGAAGTGAGTGAAAAAGGGGATTTAGCTAATTGGATTGTGCCAGGTAAGCGAGTTCCTGGGATGGGAGGAGCGATGGAATTAGCTCAAAAAGCGAAAAAAGTCATTGTGCTAATGAATCATACAAGCAAGACAGGAGAACCGAAGCTGGTTAAGACGTGCTCTTTACCTCTTACTGCTTCGGGCTGCGTGGGATTAATTATTACGGATCGGGCGGTTTTTAAAGTAGAAAAAGATGCGCTTCTTCTAACAGAGTTAATGTCTCCTTATACCGTAGAGGATATTTTGGGTTCAACAGAAGCGACAGTTCGCCTGAGTGATCAATTGATTACGATACCATAA